One region of Miscanthus floridulus cultivar M001 chromosome 19, ASM1932011v1, whole genome shotgun sequence genomic DNA includes:
- the LOC136527026 gene encoding pentatricopeptide repeat-containing protein At4g16470-like, translating to MSSAIAKTSNESEVLNYYKISQESEECHFQFCHTMGSAGLARTLKSLCITGHLSKAVSLLCQSPVCPGAGTYALLLQECVNRRDARLGKRIHARMVATGFRCSAYITTKLLIFYAKIGDLGCAQKLFDGMPQRSVVAWNAMISGCARGGGAESQERAVELFAAMRAEGLAPDQFTFASVLCACARLAALGHGRRVHSVAVKSDVGGNVFANSALVDMYLKCSCPEDAHRVFAAAPERNVTMWTAVISGHGRQGRVAEALALFDLMAADGLRPNDVTFLAVLSACAHGGLVDEGLRRFSSMSSDYGLTPRGPHYAAVVDMLARVGRLHDASELVKNLPDCQEHSVVWGAILGACRKHGGDVELVELAARRFFRLQPGNAGKYLVLANTYAAREMWDSMAGAHEAMRALGLKKDCAWSSVEVQGEKHIFLVGDTYHDEYSAIYEVCNALASAVAEQSVRPVDGASYC from the coding sequence ATGAGTTCTGCCATCGCCAAAACATCAAATGAATCTGAAGTTCTCAACTATTATAAGATCAGCCAAGAATCAGAAGAGTGCCATTTCCAATTCTGTCACACCATGGGCTCTGCTGGCCTGGCACGAACGTTGAAGTCCCTGTGCATCACCGGGCACCTGTCCAAGGCCGTGAGCCTCCTGTGCCAGAGTCCCGTGTGCCCCGGCGCTGGAACCTACGCGCTTCTGCTGCAAGAATGCGTGAACCGGAGGGACGCGAGGCTCGGCAAGAGGATCCACGCGCGCATGGTCGCCACTGGGTTCCGCTGCAGCGCGTACATCACCACCAAGCTGCTCATCTTCTACGCCAAGATCGGGGACCTCGGTTGCGCGCAGAAGCTGTTCGACGGAATGCCGCAGCGGAGCGTCGTCGCGTGGAACGCCATGATCTCCGGgtgcgcgcgcggcggcggcgcggagtcGCAGGAGAGGGCCGTGGAACTGTTCGCCGCGATGAGGGCGGAAGGGCTGGCGCCGGACCAGTTCACGTTCGCGTCGGTGCTGTGCGCGTGCGCGAGGCTGGCCGCGCTGGGGCACGGCCGCCGCGTGCACAGCGTCGCGGTCAAGTCGGACGTGGGCGGCAACGTCTTCGCCAACAGCGCGCTCGTGGACATGTACCTCAAGTGCAGCTGCCCCGAGGACGCACACCGCGTGTTCGCGGCCGCGCCGGAGCGGAACGTCACGATGTGGACCGCGGTCATCTCCGGGCACGGCCGGCAGGGGCGCGTCGCCGAGGCGCTGGCGCTCTTCGACCTGATGGCGGCGGATGGGCTCCGTCCCAACGACGTGACGTTCCTCGCCGTGCTCTCGGCGTGCGCGCACGGCGGGCTCGTGGACGAGGGGTTGAGGCGCTTCTCCTCGATGTCGTCTGACTACGGCCTCACGCCAAGGGGCCCGCACTACGCGGCGGTGGTCGACATGCTCGCGAGGGTTGGCAGACTACACGACGCCTCCGAGCTCGTCAAGAACCTGCCGGACTGCCAGGAGCACTCCGTGGTCTGGGGCGCCATTCTAGGCGCCTGCAGAAAGCACGGTGGAGACGTGGAGCTTGTCGAGCTCGCCGCGCGGCGGTTCTTCCGGCTGCAGCCTGGAAACGCCGGGAAGTATCTGGTCCTGGCGAACACGTACGCTGCCCGCGAGATGTGGGATAGCATGGCTGGCGCGCACGAGGCCATGAGGGCGCTCGGCTTAAAGAAGGATTGTGCCTGGAGCTCCGTCGAAGTGCAGGGCGAGAAGCACATTTTCCTCGTCGGAGACACGTACCATGACGAATACTCGGCAATATATGAGGTCTGCAATGCATTGGCCTCCGCCGTCGCTGAGCAATCCGTGCGACCAGTGGATGGTGCCAGTTATTGTTGA
- the LOC136527025 gene encoding potassium transporter 10-like, producing MKSPPVMDPEAPPPPGTPPYEDEEEEEKRGGRKGVPWRMTLSLAYQSLGVVYGDLSTSPLYVYKAAFAEDIQHSESNDEILGVLSFVFWTLTLVPLLKYVCVVLRADDHGEGGTFALYSLLCRHARAALLPPGRTAAGDEDQFLDGAGGGTKKANGNAATLGGGAAASVRRLLQRHKVLQRVLLVLALVGTCMVIGDGVLTPAISVFSAVSGLELSMEKEHHKYVELPIACIILVCLFALQHYGTHRVGFIFAPVVITWLLCISVIGVYNIIHWEPTVYRALSPYYMYKFLRKTQRGGWMSLGGILLCVTGSEAMFADLGHFNQLSIQIAFTCMVYPALILAYMGQAAYLCKHHILEGDYRIGFYVSVPERIRWPVMAIAILAAVVGSQAVITGTFSMIKQCTSLGCFPRVKIIHTSAKVHGQIYIPEINWILMILCLAVTIGFRNTKHLGNASGLAVITVMLVTTCLMSLVIVLCWHKSIFLSIGFIVFFGTIEALYFSAALIKFREGAWVPIVLALIFILIMCIWHFGTIKKYEFDVQSKVSINWLLGLSPNLGIVRVRGIGLIHTELETGIPAIFSHFVTNLPAFHQVLIFMCIKNVPIPHVRPEERFLVGRIGPKQYRIYRCIVRYGYHDFHKDDIEFEKELVCSVAEFIRSGSSKLNGMPEFDDEEQHMAVVRSNSIRMLEEEATTVEKTVGPSQASREIQSPSPTPVVVPKKRVRFVLPAASPKPNAGVQEELQELSDAREAGMAFILGHSHVKAKSGSSFLRRFVINFCYDFLRRNSRGPNYAVSIPHASTLEVGMMYYV from the exons ATGAAGAGCCCCCCTGTCATGGATCccgaggcgccgccgccgccgggcactCCTCCCTATGAAGACGAG gaggaggaggagaagcggggAGGACGGAAGGGGGTGCCGTGGCGGATGACGCTGAGCCTGGCGTACCAGAGCCTCGGCGTGGTGTACGGCGACCTCAGCACGTCGCCGCTGTACGTGTACAAGGCGGCGTTCGCGGAGGACATCCAGCACTCGGAGAGCAACGACGAGATCCTCGGCGTGCTCTCCTTCGTCTTCTGGACGCTCACGCTCGTCCCGCTCCTCAAGTACGTCTGCGTCGTCCTCCGCGCCGACGACCACGGCGAGGGCGGCACCTTCGCGCTCTACTCCCTCCTCTGCCGCCACGCGCGCGCCGCGCTCCTCCCGCCAGGACGAACCGCCGCCGGCGACGAGGACCAGTTCTTGGACGGAGCTGGCGGTGGCACCAAGAAGGCTAACGGCAATGCTGCGACGCTGGGCGGGGGCGCCGCCGCCAGCGTCAGGAGGCTGCTGCAGCGGCACAAGGTCCTGCAGCGGGTGCTGCTCGTGCTGGCGCTGGTGGGCACCTGCATGGTGATCGGCGACGGCGTGCTCAcgccggccatctccg TGTTCTCTGCGGTCTCCGGGCTGGAGCTGTCCATGGAGAAGGAACATCATAAAT ATGTGGAACTTCCTATTGCCTGTATCATACTCGTTTGCCTGTTTGCACTGCAACACTATGGTACACACCGGGTTGGCTTCATTTTTGCTCCAGTCGTGATCACATGGCTCCTATGTATAAGCGTGATCGGTGTTTACAATATTATTCACTGGGAACCCACTGTATATCGAGCATTATCTCCGTATTACATGTACAAGTTCTTGAGGAAGACACAGAGAGGAGGTTGGATGTCCCTGGGAGGAATACTGTTATGCGTAACTG GTTCTGAAGCAATGTTTGCTGATTTGGGGCATTTCAACCAGTTGTCAATACAG ATTGCTTTTACATGCATGGTGTATCCAGCATTGATCCTTGCATACATGGGACAAGCAGCTTATCTGTGTAAGCATCATATCTTGGAAGGTGACTACAGGATTGGATTCTATGTGTCTGTGCCAG AGAGAATTAGGTGGCCCGTTATGGCAATTGCTATTCTTGCAGCAGTTGTGGGAAGCCAAGCTGTCATCACTGGTACATTCTCAATGATCAAGCAGTGCACTTCTCTGGGCTGCTTTCCTCGGGTGAAGATAATTCATACATCTGCCAAAGTACACGGGCAAATATACATCCCTGAGATCAATTGGATTCTGATGATACTGTGCTTAGCTGTAACCATTGGTTTCAGGAACACAAAACACTTGGGGAATGCATCAG GATTGGCTGTTATAACCGTCATGCTGGTCACAACGTGTCTGATGTCCCTGGTGATAGTCTTGTGCTGGCATAAGAGCATATTTCTTTCAATTGGCTTCATTGTGTTCTTCGGAACCATTGAGGCACTGTACTTCTCAGCCGCACTCATCAAGTTCAGGGAGGGAGCCTGGGTCCCGATCGTCCTTGCTTTAATCTTCATTTTGATAATGTGCATCTGGCACTTTGGCACCATTAAGAAGTATGAGTTTGACGTCCAGAGCAAGGTCTCCATCAACTGGCTCCTTGGTCTCAGCCCAAACCTCGGTATCGTTCGTGTCCGCGGCATTGGCCTCATCCACACCGAGCTCGAAACCGGCATCCCAGCTATCTTCTCGCATTTTGTCACCAACTTACCAGCCTTTCACCAG GTACTCATATTTATGTGCATCAAGAATGTGCCAATACCACATGTCCGGCCTGAAGAGCGGTTCCTCGTTGGAAGGATCGGCCCGAAGCAGTACAGAATCTACCGGTGCATCGTCAGGTACGGCTACCACGACTTCCACAAGGATGACATTGAGTTCGAGAAGGAGCTAGTGTGCAGCGTCGCGGAGTTCATCCGGTCAGGGTCGTCCAAGTTGAATGGCATGCCTGAGTTCGACGACGAGGAGCAGCACATGGCGGTCGTCCGCTCCAACAGCATCCGCATGCTCGAGGAAGAGGCCACCACAGTGGAGAAGACCGTCGGCCCGTCCCAGGCCAGCAGGGAGATACAGTCGCCGTCGCCGACCCCGGTGGTTGTTCCCAAGAAGCGGGTGCGGTTCGTGCTGCCGGCAGCGAGCCCGAAGCCGAACGCTGGCGTGCAGGAGGAGCTGCAGGAGCTGTCCGACGCGCGGGAGGCTGGCATGGCGTTCATCCTGGGCCACTCGCACGTGAAGGCGAAGAGCGGGTCCAGCTTCCTCCGGCGGTTCGTGATCAACTTCTGCTACGACTTCCTGCGGAGGAACAGCCGAGGACCCAACTACGCCGTCTCCATCCCGCACGCCTCCACGCTGGAGGTGGGCATGATGTACTATGTCTGA